GCTGGATTTTAGGAGCCAATTCCCGCTATCCGTTGCAATCTTTTTATTGTTCAGGATGTAAATTGCAAATGACGAACACTTTACAGAAAACAATAAAAAGGATTTCCACTGCTATCGGGGCTAGATTTAAAACTACTTATTAACATATAATAATACACAATGGAATACAGAATAGAAAAAGACACAATGGGTGAAGTTAAAGTCCCAGCCGATAAATATTGGGGTGCCCAAACGGAACGTTCTAGAAATAACTTTAAAATTGGGCCATCGGCCTCAATGCCTAAAGAAATTATAGAAGGTTTTGCTTATTTAAAAAAAGCTGCTGCATATGCTAATTGTGACTTAGGAGTGCTTTCAACTGAAAAACGCGATGCCATTGCCACTGTTTGCGATGAAATCCTTGCTGGTAAATTAGCCGATGAATTTCCATTGGTAATTTGGCAAACGGGTTCAGGAACGCAAAGCAACATGAACGTGAATGAAGTAATTGCTAATCGAGCTCAAGTGTTAGCTGGATTTAAAATTGGCGAAGGCGAACAACTAGTAAAAGCCAATGATGATGTAAACAAATCGCAATCATCAAATGACACCTTCCCTACTGGAATGCACATTGCTTGTTATAAAGCTGCTGTTGAAACCACCTTACCTGGAGTAGAAAAACTTCGTGATACTTTGGATGCAAAATCTAAAGAATTCATGAATGTGGTAAAAATTGGAAGAACCCACTTGATGGATGCTACACCTCTTACCTTAGGTCAAGAAATTTCAGGATATGTAGCTCAATTAAATTACGGAATTAAAGCCTTAAAAAACACTTTAGCTCACTTATCAGAAGTTGCCCTTGGCGGAACTGCTGTTGGAACTGGATTAAACACACCAGCAGGTTATGATGTAAAAGTTGCCGAATATATTGCCAAATTCACAGGTCATCCGTTTGTAACTGCACCTAATAAATTCGAAGCTTTAGCTTCGCACGATGCCATTGTGGAAAGTCATGGCGCTTTGAAACAATTAGCCGTTTCCTTGAATAAAATTGCCAATGATATTAGAATGTTAGCTTCTGGTCCACGTTCTGGTATTGGAGAAATCCTAATCCCTGAAAATGAACCAGGATCATCCATTATGCCAGGAAAAGTAAATCCAACACAATGTGAAGCTTTGACTATGGTTTGCGCTCAAGTTATTGGGAATGATGTTGCGATTTCAGTTGGTGGCATGCAAGGCCATTACGAATTAAACGTCTTTAAACCAGTGATGGCAGCTAACTTTTTGCAATCGGCTCGTTTACTTGGAGATGCTTGTGTTTCCTTTGAAGAGCATTGCGCTAGTGGTATTGAACCTAATTATACTAGAATAAAAGAGTTAGTAGATAATTCTTTGATGCTTGTAACAGCTTTAAATACTAAGATTGGTTACTATAAGTCTGCTGAAATAGCCCAAACAGCTCATAAAAACGGAACCACTTTAAAAGAGGAAGCTGTTCGATTAGGGTATGTTTCTGCTGATGATTTTGATGCCTGGGTGAAACCAGAAGATATGGTAGGAAGTTTAAAATAATTAAATAAAAAAACCCACTTTAGTTAGTGGGTTTTCCGATCTGTCAAAATCAAACAAAACAATAATCAAACTATTTTTCTTTTGTACAGTATGTCATTATTTTTTCTTAATGAACATATTTGTGTAATATTTTTTTCCTGTTGTAGGATCTATGGAAACTGATATACCTATGTGAGTGTAATCACCTTCTATGTTGGCTTTGTGAGCTGAACTATTCATCCAAGCACTGAAAGCACTTTCTGCGTTTTGGTAATTGTAGGCGATGTTCTCGGCTACTCTTGTAGCTCCTAATACAGCAATAAGATTGTCTGATCTTTGTTGGAAATAATCGTGGTTCACCACTTTATTATCAATCATGTAAATATTGTGCTCTTCTGATTTGTAAGAGATGTGATTGATTACTTCTAGAGCATTCAATCCAATACTTTGACGGTGATTGTTGATAAGCGTGATTAGTTTTAATTCGGTGTCATTATAGTTGTAAGTAGTTACAACTTTATTGGCAGTTGAATTATCTTCTGAAGAGTTAGAAGAACAAGAAACCATAGTGAACACGATTGCTAACGGCAACAATGCTCTAAACATTTTTGCTTTCATAGTAGTAGGTTAAGTTTTTAATAAAGTAGATGTGGGGCAAACACTTTATTTAGTTAATATTGACAGAACGTATTGTTTGATTTGGTTAGACAATACTACTACTTTTACCGTTTAAATAGCAAATAAAATCGATTAAATACACTTTATTGTGTTTATAATAAGAATATTTCCTACTTTATTGCATTTCGTCGATGATAAATTATAGTTTGTTTAAAACAAAAAAACCATTCAAAAAGAATGGTTTACTATAAAATGTTATATTATGTAACTTTATGGAGAAAGTCGGTCAATTTTCCAATTGAAGTCATCTTGTAATTTATATCTTATTCTATCATGCAATCTATTAGGCCTTCCTTGCCAAAATTCTACTTCTAAAGGTCGAACTAAAAAACCACCCCAATTAATAGGACGAGGAATTTCTTTACCCTCATATAGTTTTTCGAGTTCTTTTAATTTAGCATCTAAATAGTCTCTTGAGGGGATGATATCGCTTTGAGGGGAAACAATTGCACCAAGCTTACTTCCATCGGGTCTAGATTCAAAGTATGCATCAGAAATGGCATTCGAAGTTTTCTCTGCAATACCTTTAATAATGACTTGTCGTTCCATACTATGCCAAAAAAAAGAAAGACAAATATTAGGATTGTTGAGAATAGCTTTCCCTTTTTCGGAATTATAATTGGTATAAAAAATAAAACCATCCTCATTAAATTTCTTAAGCAGTACCACTCTCGATTTTGGAAAACCATCCAAACCAATAGTAGCGACTGTCATAGCATTAACCTCATCTACTCCACCCGATTCTTTGGTTTCATAAAACCATCGGTGAAATAAATTGATTGGGTCTTCTGGAATAGTACTTTCCAAAAGTTGACTTTTTTCATAGGACTTTCTATAGTTGCTTAAATCTTCCATTGTTTAGATATATAATTGCAAATTTAAAGAGTTTATAGTTATTCAAATTCAAAAACTTTACCATCATCCGCAAGAAGTGCATTTGGAAAAATAGTTTGAGCTTCTTGTTGAAACAAATTAATATTAGCATAACGAGTACTATAATGTCCTAAAATCAATTGCTTAACATTTGCTTTCTTGGCAATCACTGCGGCTTGTTTTGCGGTGCTATGCATGGTTGATTCGGCTTTTTCAGCTTCCGATTCTAAAAAAGTGGTTTCATGATATAGTACATCACAATTTTCGATTAATGGAATTACCGTTTCGTCATACATAGTATCGCTACAAAAAGCATAACTTTTGGGTTGAATTGGATCAAAAGTAATTGCAGCATTTGGTATCAAAGTACCATTATCAAGTGTAATATCACTTCCATTTTTAATTTTCTGAAAATAACAAGCTTCTATTTTGTACTTATTAACTTCATCAATATTAAGTTTCCTATCTCCTATCTTTTCCTGAAAAAGAAAACCATTCGTATATACTCTATGTTTTAAAGGAATTGTTTTTA
The window above is part of the Flavobacterium sp. N1994 genome. Proteins encoded here:
- the fumC gene encoding class II fumarate hydratase — its product is MEYRIEKDTMGEVKVPADKYWGAQTERSRNNFKIGPSASMPKEIIEGFAYLKKAAAYANCDLGVLSTEKRDAIATVCDEILAGKLADEFPLVIWQTGSGTQSNMNVNEVIANRAQVLAGFKIGEGEQLVKANDDVNKSQSSNDTFPTGMHIACYKAAVETTLPGVEKLRDTLDAKSKEFMNVVKIGRTHLMDATPLTLGQEISGYVAQLNYGIKALKNTLAHLSEVALGGTAVGTGLNTPAGYDVKVAEYIAKFTGHPFVTAPNKFEALASHDAIVESHGALKQLAVSLNKIANDIRMLASGPRSGIGEILIPENEPGSSIMPGKVNPTQCEALTMVCAQVIGNDVAISVGGMQGHYELNVFKPVMAANFLQSARLLGDACVSFEEHCASGIEPNYTRIKELVDNSLMLVTALNTKIGYYKSAEIAQTAHKNGTTLKEEAVRLGYVSADDFDAWVKPEDMVGSLK
- a CDS encoding CAP domain-containing protein yields the protein MKAKMFRALLPLAIVFTMVSCSSNSSEDNSTANKVVTTYNYNDTELKLITLINNHRQSIGLNALEVINHISYKSEEHNIYMIDNKVVNHDYFQQRSDNLIAVLGATRVAENIAYNYQNAESAFSAWMNSSAHKANIEGDYTHIGISVSIDPTTGKKYYTNMFIKKK
- the pdxH gene encoding pyridoxamine 5'-phosphate oxidase is translated as MEDLSNYRKSYEKSQLLESTIPEDPINLFHRWFYETKESGGVDEVNAMTVATIGLDGFPKSRVVLLKKFNEDGFIFYTNYNSEKGKAILNNPNICLSFFWHSMERQVIIKGIAEKTSNAISDAYFESRPDGSKLGAIVSPQSDIIPSRDYLDAKLKELEKLYEGKEIPRPINWGGFLVRPLEVEFWQGRPNRLHDRIRYKLQDDFNWKIDRLSP
- a CDS encoding ribonuclease Z gives rise to the protein MKLTILGCYAATPRSITNPTSQILEIRNRMFLIDCGEGTQVQLRKNKLKFSKINHIFISHLHGDHFYGLVGLISTFMLLNRQMDLHVYGPKGIKEIILLQLRFSNSFTGYNLFFHELTSTESIIIYEDEKVLVKTIPLKHRVYTNGFLFQEKIGDRKLNIDEVNKYKIEACYFQKIKNGSDITLDNGTLIPNAAITFDPIQPKSYAFCSDTMYDETVIPLIENCDVLYHETTFLESEAEKAESTMHSTAKQAAVIAKKANVKQLILGHYSTRYANINLFQQEAQTIFPNALLADDGKVFEFE